The sequence below is a genomic window from Synechococcus sp. PCC 7335.
ATCGATTGCGATTTGGACGGTACTACTAGCGGTAGTATGGCGAGAAAGTCGTCGCCACGGACTACAAGTGCGATCGCTATTCGGGGAGGAGATGCCACAGTTTTCTCTAACGTATGCGGCGGTACTGGTGATCAGCGCGCTCATTTTTTCTCTTGGCAGCTTTTCAGTTGTCTTCTATTTCTTGTCGCTAAGCTTTCCTAACTATGCAACACAGATCCTAGAGTCTGATCTATTAGGCGGTGGGCTCAACAGCCAGTACCCTCAGCTATATAACGTACTGATGCTGTTTCTATTATTGGTGTATGCGCCGCTAGTAGAAGAGTTAGTATTTCGTGGGTTTTTGCTACAGCGCTGGGCATCAAAGTGGGGACTAAGAAGCGGTCTAATTGTGTCTTCTTTGCTCTTCGGGATTCTGCATTTGAATAATCCAGTAGGGCTAACGCTATTTGGCCTATTGATGGGCTTGTTGTATGTGCGATCGCGTAGTCTGTGGATCCCGATTGCCTGTCACAGCCTCAACAATCTGGCTGCCGTTGGCATCGATGGCCTTTCTAAGTGGATAAGTGGCGATCGCTCTGAAGCTGTGACTGTCACTAGCTTGCAAGAGAGCTGGTGGACAGGACTTATTTTGATTGCTATCTCAACGCCCTTACTATGGCAATTTATCAAACGCAGCTGGCCAAAAGCTGGAGATAACATTCCCTACTTGCTAAATGCCCGAAAATTAGCCGCTCTAGAAGACAATACAGAATAACTTAAGCGTAATTCTTGCTTGGCTATGCCTCCTATTCGCCGCGTTCGTCAGCACGTCAATCCGCTCAGCCACAAATATGCTACCCCTGCGCTTGCGCCAGATTGGAGCAAGGTCTTTACTAACCCTCAGCTGCCTTTGCATCTAGATATTGGCTGTGCTAAGGGAGATTTTGTCAGAGAAATGGCGCACAAAGTACCAGATTGGAATTTTTTGGGGCTAGAAATTAGAGCGCCCTTAGTCGAGAAGGCACTGACCAGACGCGATCTTGACCGTCAGGGCAATCTCCATTTTGTCTTTTGCAATGCTAATAACTCACTAAGGTCCCTGTTAGAAAGCTATCCATCAGCATTGCGTTGTGTCAGCATCCAGTTTCCCGATCCGTGGTTCAAAAAGCGGCATCAGAAACGCAGAGTAGTCCAACCAGAGCTGGTAAACGTGATTGCCGATCTGATGGTAGTCGGCGGAAAAGTGTGGCTGCAGTCGGATATTGAGGAAGTCTGCCAAGAGATGTGTGATCGCTTCGCTGAGAATGCATCTTTTGAAAGATCATATAGAGGAGTCTTCGAGCAGCCAGCCAACCAATGGCTAGGGGCAAGCCCTTTCCCTGCCAAGACTGATCGAGAACAGGTCAGTGAGGAAAAAGGGCTACCCGTGTATCGAGCGATGTATTTCCGCCGGGATCTGCCTTAAAACGATGTAAACTTTTATGAACGACCTACCCTGTGAAAGTTATGGCAGAGCCAGTTGGATTTGGCAAGAAGACCCCCAAAAAACCTAAGTCTGAGCGAACGAAGCAGCGCGAAAAAGCTTCTAAGCAGTACGACAAAATGAAAACAAAAGGGTTGCCGGAGTATGAGGTGTATGTGCGAGGCGTGGGCTCAAAACAGTGGTATCCGATTGGGGCGATCGCCGTTCGTCGATCTAGCCAGATTAGCCGCGCTATCTACCATAGCGAGAAGGACCTGCTACAAGGTGCGTTTCGAGCCTTTCCGGTTCTAAAAAAGAGTAGAGACAACCTAGAGTATGGTTATCGACTCAAAGGTGAGACCGAAGACGACATTGAACTTGCTGTAAAACAACGCGATCGATCTGAACGTGGCTTGTTAGGTTTAGTGAATAGTGTCAAAGGGCTGTTTGGCCAGAAGAAAGCAGCCGACTGATATCTCGACCGATATGCTTGCCATCTTCTTCTGTGATTCTATTGTTACCCTTTTACATTAGCTTGAGCGGTGTTTTCCAAGTTAGATTTTCTGCGTTACCTGTGCTAGTTTCTTCAAGATATGAGCAATCTCAACAAACCCTCACTCTCTTATTGGCATGTTTGGACAGATGACGAAGGTGTAAGTCATCAAACAGAATGCGAACTCACAGACTTCACCCAGGAAAGTATGGGCGGTGATGCTGCGCCACAGTGGAACAATCGACTCATGAATGACGATGCCGAAGTGTTGTTTGCCACTCTCCCAGTGGGCTGGGTTGGAGACTGGCATGAGAATCCTAGGCCGCAGTGGATTGTTCCAATTTCTGGTGTTTGGTACGTAGAAACTATGGATGGTATGCGAGTAGAAATGGGACCCGGTGAGATTTCTTTTGGAGCAGATCAAAACACAAAGGCAGATGCAAAAGGAAGAAAAGGTCATACTTCTGGCTGTGTGGGCGATGAACCTGCAAAGCTGATGGTCGTGCAGCTAAAAGGTGACGACTATCTAGCGGCGCGGCCCGGAGACCTGAGCTAGGTAGGCGTAGGGTTTGTACGCAACTATCCGTATGTAGCTTGTGCGTGAATAAGGCTGGTTGCGATTGGCTAAAGGTGATAGAAATCGTTAGCTTCGTACCTAGGTAGGTTTTCTTAAAGGTAGAGAAGACTGTATCTATTAGGTAAAAGCAAAGGTAGAAAGTAAGGAATGAAGAGTACGAAGTAGCTATGCAGTCTAAACCGCAGTCTGAAACACTCAAGCAGGTCAATAAGAAACCTACCTTAGAGGAATTTAAGCTAGAAGAGTTTGATCTGCGGCATAAAGGAAACAAAGAGAATTCCAGTAGCCTAGCTGCTGATGTATCAGCCCATAGCAGACCAAATATAAAAGAATTAGAGGCAGCAACAGTTGATCGCGTCATTGAAATGGCTTGGGAAGACCGCACTCCGTTTGGTGTAACTGAAGAACAGTTTGGGTTAAAAGAGAAAGATGTGATCGCACTCATGCGACGATATATGAAACGCTCAAGCTTCAAGATGTGGCGCAAACGAGTAGCGGGCCGTCAGACCAAGCATCAGAAGAAGCGAGCGTTTGAAGTAGGGCGATTTCGCTCTAGCAATCAGAAAAATTATTGATAAAGCTGCTGATATTCGCTAGATATTAAAAGTTTTCTAGAATGGTGGAAGTCTTCTAGAATGCTTGTTTTGTTGCGATAAGCAGCGTGGTCAGCGCGTTAGTTGATGCCTGGTGCCATAGCGATCGCCACAGTCGGCGACCCAAGCTTTGATGTTTAGTCAACGACGCTTCATCGACCAGAACTTGGCGGTTACTCTACTGCTCCTGACCTCTGGCTCTAGCTTGGGAATAGCGTCTGATGCCTATAGCGATCTCCATTTAGCTCTATACATTCGTAGCTCTACACGGTCGCGGCTCTACACGGTCGCGATAGATAGAACCGCTCATGCATATGAGGCTAAGCGGTTAGCGACCACCGAATGCATTGAGCGATCGCTATTGCCATTAAAGAAAGCTGCTTGATTTCGGCGATTGATTTGGGTAATCTATCAATTAGGGAGTAGTTCAAAAGTACTATTTTGTCATAGGGTTACGAAGTTTACTCCTATCCGTTTTCCTTTGGGGCTTAGTGTGTCTGATTCTGGACAGTTCAATTCATTGGGTGCGAACGTCGCAGATATATTTCTACAGGTAGCTGGCAGTAAAGTCGAACTACCTCTCTA
It includes:
- a CDS encoding cupin domain-containing protein, encoding MSNLNKPSLSYWHVWTDDEGVSHQTECELTDFTQESMGGDAAPQWNNRLMNDDAEVLFATLPVGWVGDWHENPRPQWIVPISGVWYVETMDGMRVEMGPGEISFGADQNTKADAKGRKGHTSGCVGDEPAKLMVVQLKGDDYLAARPGDLS
- a CDS encoding HHL1-like protein — protein: MAEPVGFGKKTPKKPKSERTKQREKASKQYDKMKTKGLPEYEVYVRGVGSKQWYPIGAIAVRRSSQISRAIYHSEKDLLQGAFRAFPVLKKSRDNLEYGYRLKGETEDDIELAVKQRDRSERGLLGLVNSVKGLFGQKKAAD
- the trmB gene encoding tRNA (guanosine(46)-N7)-methyltransferase TrmB, which codes for MPPIRRVRQHVNPLSHKYATPALAPDWSKVFTNPQLPLHLDIGCAKGDFVREMAHKVPDWNFLGLEIRAPLVEKALTRRDLDRQGNLHFVFCNANNSLRSLLESYPSALRCVSIQFPDPWFKKRHQKRRVVQPELVNVIADLMVVGGKVWLQSDIEEVCQEMCDRFAENASFERSYRGVFEQPANQWLGASPFPAKTDREQVSEEKGLPVYRAMYFRRDLP
- a CDS encoding CPBP family intramembrane glutamic endopeptidase is translated as MLKGFYNGWIEHVPTARFEPLTNPFLTLRSRYLVLGAYVVASLGIGFGYSYLGMLQLLPWDRDDPLSVPVLSIAIWTVLLAVVWRESRRHGLQVRSLFGEEMPQFSLTYAAVLVISALIFSLGSFSVVFYFLSLSFPNYATQILESDLLGGGLNSQYPQLYNVLMLFLLLVYAPLVEELVFRGFLLQRWASKWGLRSGLIVSSLLFGILHLNNPVGLTLFGLLMGLLYVRSRSLWIPIACHSLNNLAAVGIDGLSKWISGDRSEAVTVTSLQESWWTGLILIAISTPLLWQFIKRSWPKAGDNIPYLLNARKLAALEDNTE
- a CDS encoding TIGR03643 family protein, translating into MQSKPQSETLKQVNKKPTLEEFKLEEFDLRHKGNKENSSSLAADVSAHSRPNIKELEAATVDRVIEMAWEDRTPFGVTEEQFGLKEKDVIALMRRYMKRSSFKMWRKRVAGRQTKHQKKRAFEVGRFRSSNQKNY